The proteins below are encoded in one region of Lepisosteus oculatus isolate fLepOcu1 chromosome 10, fLepOcu1.hap2, whole genome shotgun sequence:
- the fam210aa gene encoding uncharacterized protein C18orf19 homolog A translates to MQRLLLQTVLRQVHAARPLLLCPTPGPAGGVPPGGPCKGWLSPSRRWVSASSARTAAEPRKAGINDEPPPVSPQGALGATGSDPPPGAAPETEADPLQDTSSGLYQRFKKTFKQYGKVMIPVHLVTSTVWFGSFYYAAMKGVNLVPFLEFVGLPERLVSMLKDSQSGYALTAYAMYKIATPARYTVTLGGTSYSVKYLRKHGYLSTPPPVRDYIQDKMEETRERLSEKMEETKERITEKMEETKDKFTETKDKFSEKLQETKDKVAFRRKK, encoded by the exons ATGCAGCGGCTTCTGTTACAGACTGTTCTCCGGCAGGTGCACGCGGCACGCCCTCTCCTTCTGTGCCCGACTCCAGGCCCAGCGGGCGGTGTCCCACCCGGAGGTCCCTGCAAGGGGTGGCTGTCTCCCTCCCGGCGATGGGTGAGCGCGTCCTCCGCACGGACGGCCGCGGAGCCGCGCAAGGCCGGCATCAACGACGAGCCCCCGCCGGTGTCTCCACAAGGGGCCCTGGGCGCCACGGGCAGTGATCCGCCACCCGGCGCAGCCCCTGAGACAGAGGCGGACCCCCTTCAGGACACATCCAGCGGCCTCTACCAGAGGTTTAAGAAGACCTTCAAGCAGTACGGAAAAGTCATGATTCCCGTGCATCTTGTGACGTCTACAGTGTGGTTCGGCTCATTCTACTATGCTGCCATGAA GGGAGTGAACTTGGTTCCCTTTCTGGAGTTTGTCGGATTGCCCGAAAGGCTCGTAAGCATGCTGAAGGACTCCCAGAGTGGTTATGCACTGACAGCCTACGCCATGTATAAG ATTGCCACCCCAGCGAGATACACTGTAACCCTGGGAGGAACATCCTACTCTGTAAAATACCTGCGCAAGCATGGCTACCTGTCCACACCACCCCCCGTCAGGGACTATATCCAAGACAAAATGGAGGAGACGAGGGAGCGTCTGTCGGAGAAAATGGAGGAAACCAAGGAGAGGATCACGGAGAAGATGGAGGAGACGAAGGACAAATTTACTGAAACCAAGGACAAGTTCTCAGAAAAACTACAAGAAACCAAAGACAAAGTGGCTTTCCGGAGgaaaaaataa
- the rnmt gene encoding mRNA cap guanine-N7 methyltransferase produces the protein MEGAAQKEECSSDGGVFQPEDRKDLNSAATERHTEGDGNGVACISSGICGKGEGARSDQQSPRKRKRESEDEPLAKKLHSDQGHSEKVAIHYNTLQEVGLAARSQSRIFYLRNFNNWLKSVLIGDILEKVRQSRRDLTVLDLGCGKGGDLLKWRKGRISRLVCADIASVSVDQCQQRYEDMKSRNRPNDHIFNAEFITADCSKEVLAEKLKDPEMTFDVCSCQFVYHYSFETREQADMMLRNACERLRPGGYFIGTTPNAFELVKRLETSETNSFGNDVYRVTFQKKGEYPLFGCQYDFNLEGVVNVPEFLVYFPLFEEMAKKYNMRLVFKKTFCEFFAEKIQNEEHRLLMKRMQALEQYPADGRNKLVSDTPGDYEHAEGKAKSPDVKIPLGTLSKSEWDATSIYLVFVFEKTS, from the exons ATGGAAGGTGCGGCTCAGAAGGAGGAATGCTCTTCGGATGGAGGCGTTTTCCAACCGGAGGACCGCAAGGATTTAAACAGCGCGGCTACAGAAAGGCACACGGAGGGAGATGGAAATGGCGTCGCCTGCATTAGTTCTGGCATCTGTGGGAAAGGAGAGGGTGCCAGATCGGACCAGCAGTCCCCAAGGAAGAGGAAACGGGAGTCGGAGGATGAGCCTCTAGCCAAGAAGCTG CATTCAGACCAAGGCCATAGTGAAAAGGTAGCCATACATTATAATACACTTCAGGAAGTTGGCTTAGCAGCTCGCAGCCAAAGCAGAATTTTCTACCTCCGAAACTTCAACAACTGGCTCAAGAGTGTGCTCATTG GGGATATCCTGGAGAAGGTGCGACAAAGCCGTAGGGACCTGACCGTTCTGGATCTTGGCTGTGGGAAAGGGGGAGATTTGCTGAAGTGGAGGAAGGGGAGGATAAGCAGGCTTGTGTGTGCAG ATATCGCCTCGGTGTCTGTAGACCAGTGCCAGCAGCGCTATGAGGACATGAAGAGTCGGAACCGGCCCAATGACCATATCTTCAACGCGGAGTTCATTACCGCAGATTGCTCAAAG GAAGTCCTGGCGGAAAAGCTAAAAGACCCTGAGATGACTTTTGATGTCTGTAGCTGTCAGTTTGTGTATCACTATTCCTTCGAGACGCGGGAGCAGGCTGACATGATGCTGAGAAATGCCTGCGAAAGGCTGAGACCAGGGGGCTACTTCATTGGCACAACCCCTAATGCCTTTGAGTTGGT aaaacgACTTGAAACTTCAGAGACTAATTCCTTTGGAAATGATGTCTACAGAGTCACATTTCAGAAGAAAGGGGAGTATCCCCTCTTCGGCTGCCAGTATGACTTTAACCTAGAAGGTGTGGTTAATGTTCCCGAGTTCCTCGTGTATTTCCCATTGTTTGAGGA aatggctAAGAAGTACAACATGCGCCTGGTGTTCAAGAAGACGTTCTGTGAGTTTTTTGCAGAGAAGATTCAGAATGAGGAGCACAGACTCTTAATGAAAAGGATGCAGGCACTGGAA CAATACCCCGCTGATGGAAGAAACAAGTTAGTGTCGGACACTCCGGGAGATTATGAACATGCTGAGGGAAAAGCAAAATCCCCTGATGTAAAAATTCCTTTG GGCACTTTAAGCAAGTCCGAATGGGATGCAACAA GCATATAcctggtgtttgtgtttgaAAAAACATCTTGA